TAAGTCCATTCAACAAAAAAGGAACATCGTCAAATTTCTTAGATGAAAGATTTTCGCAGTCACTTGAATTTGTAAAGCGCCTGGAAGAGACAAATAGGAATTATCAGGTTACATCAAATGATTTTGATTTAGGAAAAGTGGCGTTCAGACCATTTACATTTTCTGACTATCGCACATATATGCCATATCCATGGCGGATTAAAAAATATTCCAGTTTCGAATGGACCTGTATTAGAATGCCTGCCGGTCCATCCGGAGATAATCGTTCGGAAATGAGTGCGCTGATGGCAGGAATGAGTTCAAGAACTGGAAAGAAACAGGCAGCCTGGGATTTTATTAAGATGCTCACAACCGATGAAGATATTCAAAGCCTTATCTATGAAGATACTTCTGCAGCATCGGTATTAAAATCAGTAAACACTTCAAAAAGTACAATGAATCTGCTGAATAAAGATACTCCGGGAGACAGTATAATAGATATGTCTCTTCTTGATACAGTGATTGATACAGGTGTGATTCCCTATCGCTTTAAAGACTATACAGAAGCATATGAAAAAACAGATAATCTTATAAAAGGTTATGTGAATGAGAAGGACGACAGCAGTACGTTTTTATTCCAAATGAAGAATCAAATCGATGAAATTCTAAAAAAGTGACAAATGTCATATAAAGATATGACAAATACAAATCGATATCAATGACATTCGTTAGATGTATAAAATGCATCATTTTGTTATACTTTAATCACAAACAAAGCAAGCCATTAAAAAAGAGAGAAAGGGCAAAGCGAGAGGAGGAGCAAAAGTAATGATTTATACGGTAACTTTTAATCCGGCTTTAGATTATGTTGTATTTCTTGATGACCTGAAATTAGGAGATGTGAATCGTTCCACAAGAGAATCTATTTTCTATGGAGGAAAAGGAATCAACGTATC
This Anaerobutyricum hallii DNA region includes the following protein-coding sequences:
- a CDS encoding ABC transporter substrate-binding protein; the protein is MEDIKLKKGTGILFIMAVLFISSLLYLRYWDQDVLRVGIFYGSNWEVPGTVHYEILDKAMKKFKSKYPNIKVEYEKGILSNDYSEWLSEQILKGAEPDVYLVLDEDFHTLASLGALKNLDGVINVDKEFKKEAFYSSVYKAGQYEDSQYALPMECNPTLMFVNKTLLQKEGIKVPDNDWTWDDFYRICEKMAKDSDGDGQIDQFGYYDYTWLQAVYSNGISPFNKKGTSSNFLDERFSQSLEFVKRLEETNRNYQVTSNDFDLGKVAFRPFTFSDYRTYMPYPWRIKKYSSFEWTCIRMPAGPSGDNRSEMSALMAGMSSRTGKKQAAWDFIKMLTTDEDIQSLIYEDTSAASVLKSVNTSKSTMNLLNKDTPGDSIIDMSLLDTVIDTGVIPYRFKDYTEAYEKTDNLIKGYVNEKDDSSTFLFQMKNQIDEILKK